A segment of the Flavobacterium azooxidireducens genome:
AACATCATTTTTATCGGACCAAAATCAAAAGCCATTCACATCATGGGAAGCAAATTAGCCGCAAAAGAAGCGGTGAAAGCCTATGATATTCCGATGGTTCCCGGTTATGATAAAGCAATTACCGATGTTGGAAAAGCAAAAGAAGTAGCCGCAAAAATTGGTTTCCCAATTTTAATCAAAGCTTCTGCCGGAGGTGGAGGAAAAGGAATGCGAGTAGTTGAAAAAGAAGCCGATTTTGAATCGCAAATGAATCGAGCTATCAGCGAAGCTACCTCTGCTTTTGGTGATGGTTCTGTATTTATTGAAAAATATGTAGCCTCGCCTCGTCATATCGAAATTCAAATTATGGCCGATGCTCACGGAAATATTTTGTATTTATTTGAAAGAGAATGTAGCATTCAACGTCGTCATCAAAAAGTAGTGGAAGAAGCTCCTTCAGTTGTGTTGACACCGGAATTGCGAAAAAAAATGGGAGAAGCAGCTGTTTTAGTAGCCAAATCATGCGATTATCTTGGAGCCGGAACAGTTGAATTTTTGTTAGATGAAAATCATAATTTTTACTTTCTGGAAATGAATACTCGTTTGCAGGTGGAGCATCCGGTAACGGAATTAATTACAGGAGTTGATTTGGTCGAAATGCAAATTCGTGTTGCTAGAGGTGAAGTTTTATCAATCAAACAGGAAGATTTGCAGATAAAAGGTCATGCACTGGAATTGAGAGTGTATGCAGAAGATACTTTGAATGATTTTTTACCTAGTGTTGGACACTTAGAAGAATATGAATTGCCTGAAGGCGAAGGAATTCGTGTGGATAATGGCTATGAACAAGGAATGGATGTTCCAATTTATTATGATCCTATGTTAGCCAAATTAATTACCTACGGAGAAACACGTTCAGAAGCCATTCAAAAAATGATTTATGCGATAGATAATTATAAAGTGCATGGAGTTCAAACCACTTTACCTTTTGGAAAATTAGTTTGTGAACATGAAGCATTCCGTTCCGGAAATTTTGATACTCATTTTGTCAAAAATTATTATGATACTGATAAATTGAATGAACAACATAGTAAAGAAGCTGAAATTGCCGCTCTAATTGCCTTAAAACAATACCTTGAAGACCAAAAAATTGTTCGTTTACCAATTCAATAAGCATGGAAAATAAGATAAAAGGATTACAAGATAAATTAGCAGAAGCCCAATTAGGTGGCGGAAAAAAGAGAATTGAAACACAACATGCTAAGAAAAAATTAACCGCTCGTGAACGGGTAAATTATTTAATGGACGAAGGTTCTTTTGAAGAAATTGATGCGTTAGTCACACACCGAACCACCGATTTCGGTATGGAAAACGAACAGTATTATGGAGATGGAGTAATCACCGGTTATGGTACTGTTAACGGAAGATTAGTATTTGTTTTTGCACAAGATTTTACTGTTTTTGGTGGTGCTTTATCTGAAACACATGCCGAAAAAATATGCAAAGTAATGGACATGGCACTCAAAACAGGAGCACCAATGATTGGGTTGAATGATTCCGGTGGAGCGAGAATTCAAGAAGGAGTTCGTTCGCTTGGTGGTTATGCCGATATCTTTTTTCGTAATGTAAAATCGAGTGGAATCATCCCGCAGATTTCAGCGATTATGGGACCATGTGCCGGTGGAGCTGTTTATTCTCCTGCAATGACTGATTTTACAATGATGGT
Coding sequences within it:
- a CDS encoding acetyl-CoA carboxylase biotin carboxylase subunit; this translates as MTKILVANRGEIAIRVMKTAQKMGIKTVAVYSTIDRNAPHVKFADEAVWIGESPSNQSYLLGSKIIEVAKSLGVDAIHPGYGFLSENAAFAEEAEKNNIIFIGPKSKAIHIMGSKLAAKEAVKAYDIPMVPGYDKAITDVGKAKEVAAKIGFPILIKASAGGGGKGMRVVEKEADFESQMNRAISEATSAFGDGSVFIEKYVASPRHIEIQIMADAHGNILYLFERECSIQRRHQKVVEEAPSVVLTPELRKKMGEAAVLVAKSCDYLGAGTVEFLLDENHNFYFLEMNTRLQVEHPVTELITGVDLVEMQIRVARGEVLSIKQEDLQIKGHALELRVYAEDTLNDFLPSVGHLEEYELPEGEGIRVDNGYEQGMDVPIYYDPMLAKLITYGETRSEAIQKMIYAIDNYKVHGVQTTLPFGKLVCEHEAFRSGNFDTHFVKNYYDTDKLNEQHSKEAEIAALIALKQYLEDQKIVRLPIQ